The DNA region CATCTAAGAAAGACTGATCATCCCTGAATTGTCGAAGCGAGAGAATGGAATATGCCAAACTTTGGAGATTTCGATTGGATGCTATTTTTGATATGTTAAGCTTTTAGTTATTTTGAGACGCATTGAAAATCttatttttgtatttgaattagaaatatgtgtagatactatatatatgtaaatatgtacATATTGTATtgcaattatatgcatttttgaatgaaatGAGTTAAACTTTAAATGATGCCTCTAATATGTTCGATAAAATGCTTGAATcaagttttatatgattgaatgaaTGAATTGATAGTGATAGTAGCGGTGTTGCCTCCGGCAATTCTAAATCCGCAATGTAATTGGCCTATTAACGATGAAAACATGTGCTCTCTTAtaatatgcattttatgcagagATACATGTCCCTCCTATAAGATACGTTTTTACGAAGAGTGAGCAATGAATGAACTATCTTATAAGAACTATTAATTCTTCAGTTAATCAATGAAATTAATATCATCCCtatgtattgttgtattatgattcttgacggatgatattaatgatgattcgACGTTTATGAAATGAGATGGATAATGTTTTTaacaaaatgaaattgaggctatccattttatgtttttcaataaaatgatatatatgtatattgttagtattgattccatttgctgagttttatattcattccagttatgttcaAGTGATGCAGGCACATGTAAGAAAGACTGATCATCCCTGAATTGTCGAACCGAGAGAATGGAATATGCCAAACTTTGGAGATTTCGATTGGATGCTATTTTTGATATGTTAAGCTTTTAGTTATTTTGAGACGCATTGAAAATCTTATTTTGTATTTGAATTAGAAATATGTGTAGATACTATATTAACTGGTATCTGATGTATATGAAAATTTCTTGCATGTTTTTATGTGTTGCTTGAGGTAGATGGCATGTCCTATTTGCAGGGAGATGCTGcccagttttttttaaaaattacattttttaaaattacaccTTTTCtctaaattatatttcaaagcttccgcacttattattcaatttattcacgagtgttacatttagtggtatcagagccgagatTTTGGAACAATGATTTGGCATATGACTTTCTCTGCTATCGACAATTTGGTATGTATGTACCTGCATTATTTGATATAATATGGATGTGTAGCCTcaaaattttttgtattttatgtGTGGAAATGGTTTTAAACTAATATGTATTATAGGATCATGCCGTCTAAACGTAAAGCACCAGAAGGGGAGGATATTTCATCATCTAGAGTGGTTGATGAATTTAGCAAGTTACTGAAAGAACATGCCAAAGTACATGGTGAGCAAATCCAACAGCTCTTACGGACTCAGAATGCAGGGCGAGGGACAGAGAGAGAGCAAGCGAGGGCCGAGCCCAGTAGTGAAGGCGCATACGAAAAATTTTGTAAGATGAAGCCACCCGAATTTTATGGTAGCACTGATCTCATGGTCGCCTTGGAATGGGTCAAAGCTGTAGAGGCTATTTATGATTATCTTCAGTTTGAATATAAAGATCGAGTCAGCTGTGCCTTTTTTCTACTGACCAAGACGGCGAGGATTTGGTGGGACGCCACCAAGGTATCAGTTAATGTCTCGGCACTCAAGTGGCAtgagtttaaagatttatt from Primulina tabacum isolate GXHZ01 chromosome 14, ASM2559414v2, whole genome shotgun sequence includes:
- the LOC142523802 gene encoding uncharacterized protein LOC142523802; its protein translation is MPSKRKAPEGEDISSSRVVDEFSKLLKEHAKVHGEQIQQLLRTQNAGRGTEREQARAEPSSEGAYEKFCKMKPPEFYGSTDLMVALEWVKAVEAIYDYLQFEYKDRVSCAFFLLTKTARIWWDATKVSVNVSALKWHEFKDLFYDKYFSRDVRSQKVKEFLELRQENMSMQEYILKFKERCLFAPYLASNDIVKGEHFLRGVWAEIKRDVRMSKDASYKEIVEKARMAE